Proteins encoded by one window of Mesotoga sp. UBA6090:
- the rimM gene encoding ribosome maturation factor RimM (Essential for efficient processing of 16S rRNA) produces the protein MSDLKDDILEDMIPIGRIVKPHGLHGEMKVKVSLEDEDAFRDVGKVLLYNEKTSSHFTASIDRARRATKGWILHFEGINSMAQAERFAGFHLYIEVQILPELREGEYYYFQVLGCKVFDENRGFIGIVDDIIETGSNDVMVVVHTEKDFSIREELIPMIRDCIIELNFDDKTIIARSLEFEEVKPE, from the coding sequence CGATTTGAAAGACGATATTCTGGAAGACATGATTCCTATCGGGCGGATAGTAAAGCCTCACGGTCTTCACGGCGAAATGAAGGTGAAAGTTTCCCTTGAAGATGAAGATGCCTTCAGGGACGTTGGGAAGGTTCTTCTCTACAACGAGAAAACGAGCTCACATTTCACAGCTTCGATCGACAGAGCCCGTAGAGCAACAAAAGGATGGATTCTGCATTTCGAGGGCATCAATTCGATGGCTCAGGCAGAAAGGTTTGCTGGCTTTCATCTCTACATCGAAGTCCAGATCTTGCCAGAACTGAGAGAAGGAGAGTATTATTACTTTCAGGTTCTTGGTTGCAAAGTTTTTGATGAGAATAGGGGCTTCATTGGTATCGTAGACGATATCATTGAAACTGGTTCGAATGATGTAATGGTTGTTGTTCACACCGAGAAAGACTTTTCGATCCGAGAAGAACTAATTCCTATGATAAGAGACTGTATTATCGAGCTAAACTTTGATGATAAGACGATTATTGCGAGGTCTTTGGAATTTGAAGAGGTTAAGCCTGAATGA